The Bacteroidota bacterium genome includes the window CGCCAACACAAAAGGCGGGTACCTGATTTTTGGAGTGAATGACAACAAAAAAGTGGTGGGACTTGAAAGCGAAAAGACTGAATTTGAGTTCATAAACGAAACCACAAATTTCTATATAACCCCAAAAATCGACTACCTTCTGCAATTCATTAATATTGACCAAAAGGAACTCGTGGTGGTTTTTGTTCCTGAATCAGACAATAAACCTCATCGAATTCAGGATTACAAAGAAGATCTTGATATAAATACCGCTCAGGTTTATATCAGAGTGAACGACAAGAGTATTCCGGCATCGAAACAAATGATCAGAATTCTCAAGGCGAGAAGTTCTTCAAATCCGCTCGTTAAATTTTCGGTCGGTGATCTCGAAAAAAAAGTTTTTACCTGGCTCGAGAAGCATGAAAAAATCAATGTGAAGGATCTTGCAAATGCTGCGAATATCTCCGAAAGAAGGGCATCGAGAACTTTAGTCACGATGGTAAGGGCAGGTTCATTAAGTATCCATACAAAGGACAACGGCGAAGAGTTTTTTACAGTCTAATCAGTTTTCCCATCGAAAACCACTCTCAGTCTGTAGACAGCAATTCCATAAGCCACAGCAACATTCAACGACTGTTTTATCCCGTATTGTGGCAGTTCTATTGTAAAATCACATAAATCCAGCAAATTTTGATTCACTCCTGTAATCTCATTTCCCAAAATGAAGAGGAGTGGGTACACTTCATCACCAATATCACAGTAGTCTATTGAAGTATCGGTCAATTCTAGAGCCGAGATTTTGTAACCCGACTCTTTATATTTTCGCACCACTTCCACTGCATCTTTCACAAATTCCCACTCCACGCTTTCAGTGGAACCAAGAGAAGTTTTCATGATATCCTTAACCGGTGGTGCCGGAGTATAACCGCAAAGGTAGAGCTTTTCAATCATTGCCCCGTCTGATGTGCGGAAGATGGAACCAACATTGTAGCTGCTGCGGATGGAATCGAGCAAAACAACAACCGGCATTTTTTTTACTTCATGCAGATTATCAAGTTTGGCTCTGTTTACGGAAATTTCTGCGTGACTGAGTTTTCTGTTACTCATGGCTTCTTATCGTAACTCCTGCAAGTTGACCACAAGCGGCGGCTATTTCATCTCCCTGGGTATCCCTGACCATCACTGTAACATATTCGTCCCGCAAACGGTCGGCAAATTCTTCGATTCTCTCCCGGGAAGTGGAGCGAAGTTCACCCGAGAATCCCTCGGGGTTCATGTGCTCAAGCGAATTGAATGGTATAATATTTACTTTGGATGGCATCCTGCGGCAGAGTTTACCGAGTGCTTTTATATCCTTGTCCCGGTCATTAATTCCCTCAAGCATTGTGTATTCGTAGGTGATTCTTGTGTTCGTCTTTTTAATGTAATACTCAATTGCATCGATATTTTCCTTCAGAGAATATTTTGCATTAATCGGCATTATTTTAGTGCGAATATCCTCAAAACAGGAATGAAGTGACAGAGCAAGTTTTGGGCGTAATCCCGTGTCTGCAAGGTCTCTGATTCTTGGGGCGATACCTGCCGTGGAAACTGTGATCTTTTTCAGACTGATACCTTTGGTAAGTTCCTGCTGAAATATTTCGAGCGATTTTACAGTGGAATCAAAATTCAGAAGTGGCTCCCCCATTCCCATGTAAACAATATTTGTTATATCCCTCTCATAAATCGACTGTGCAATTGCGTACTGATCAAATATCTCTCCGGCAGTCAGATTCCTTTTATATCCGAGCAAACCTGTTGCACAAAACTTGCAGTCCAGGGGACATCCAACCTGAGTGGAGACACACAGCGTACACCTCTTCTCCTCAGGGATGATTACACATTCAATAAGGTGATCAAGTGCAGTTTTAAGAAGAAGTTTTACAGTCCCCTCACTACCCGAAACGGATTTATCAGTCAGCTCGAGGGTGTTGATAATCGTCTCATTTTTTATCAATTCCCTCAGCGACTTTGAGAGATTAAGCATCTGATCTGCATCATCAACCAGATAATTGTACATCCAGTTGAAAACCTGCTCACCACGGAATGATTTTTCACCCTTTTTTATAAACCATTCCTTTAACTCAGGGAGTGTCATCCCCTTTAATTGTACTTTTTTTGTTTCAATCATTATTCTTGTTTCTTCTTAAAAAACCGCTGTTCCGTCTCATTCCCTTCAATTTGCTTCTTAGAATTGGACTTTCGGCGAATCTTGTTTTAAATTCCTTGTTATCAATCTGATCAAAAAAACCGGGATCAAACTCTTTGTTCAATCCGGATGTTTCATTGAATCCTGTAAAATTCTTATTGTTTGTTTCTGCACTGAACTTCCTGTTCCACGGGCACACATCCTGACAAATGTCACAACCAAAAATCCAGTCATCCATTTTTCCTTCAAATTCCGGACTGATCTCTCCCTTGTTCTCAATAGTCAGATATGAAATGCATTTGCTTCCATCAACTATATATTCACCGACGATGGCGTTTGTCGGGCAGGCGTCGATGCAGGCAGTACAGCTTCCGCAAAAATCTTCGAGGGGTGAACTGTAGTCAAACTTGATATTCGAAAAGACATTCGCAATGAAAAACCAGCTCCCCATCTCCCTGTTGATGATATTTGAATGCTTCCCCTGCCAGCCAATTCCCGCTTTGGCTGCCCAAACCTTGTCCATTACGGGACCTGTATCCACATAGCTTTTTGTCTCACACCCGGGAAAAAGGTCTCGAAGTGAGGCTTCAAATTTTTCAAGCATTTCCCACATCACGAAGTGGTAGTCCCTCCCCCAGGCATATCTTGACACTTTTTCTTTCCCAGGAGTGTAATCTCCTGACTGCCGGTAATTCAGCCCGAGCGATATCACGGAGATTGCTGAAGGCAGGATATTTTTAGGATCATTTCTTTTTTCGATATTTTTTTCGAGATACGACATTCCCCCAGAAAATCCTCTCCCGATCCATTGCCGCAAAAATTCTGTTTCCCACTCGAGCGGTTCAATCTCTGCAAAACCTGCAAGATCGAATCCAATTTCCCTGGCTAATTTTGTCACGGTCTGATTATTTCCTACCACTTCCAATGAGGAGTCTCATCTTCTACCGTGACATATATATAACCGTTTTTCACCTCGTAAGGAAAAACTTTCAGTCCCCTGTGTCCGTTTTCCTTGTTGCCGGTTTCAAGATCAAATCTCCATCCATGGATTGGACAGACCACGAATCCATCTTCAATAAATCCGGTATAGATTGCAGCCGGATGCATGTGAGGACAAATATTACTTAGCGCATGTATCTTGCCGTCAACTTTGAACAGGGCAATTTCCTCCCCGTTCACCACGAATCTTTTACCTTCACCTTCATGGAGTTCGCTTACTTTGCACAGTTTTTTTACAGCTTCATCCATACAATTCTCCTTTTGTGGCAATTTCACTCGCCAAAATAATCAGATTTGGGACAATTTTTCTTTGATTTTAAAGCCCCTGTCGGTTTTCTCCACTTTCACTGCCGGAATTAACGGATCGTGTTGCAGGATGAGTGTCCAGTCCTCCTCCACTGCTTTAGCGAGAACTTCCTTTTTTTCCTGAAGAGTAACCAGCGGTTGAAGATCGTAACCCATAATGTAGGGTAGTGGTATATGTCCGTGGGTTGGAATCAGATCAGCACAGAAAAAAAGCGTGGACGAACCGTCTGATATCTTCACTGCCTGCTGCCCAAAAGTGTGACCGTTAAGAGTGTGGAGGGTTATTCCATCCATAAATTCCGGATCCTTTTCCTCAACAAGTTCCAGCACCCCCTCTTCTATCAGAGGAAGGAAGTTGTTTTTTATATAGCTCCCCCGGTCGCGATCTGAAGGATTGACACCCCATTCAAAGTTTCTTTTTTGAACAAAATAACGGGCATTTGGAAATGCAGGTTGCAATTTGCCATCTTTTTCTACCACCGAGCCGCCCGTATGGTCGAAGTGAAGATGTGTCAATAACACTTTTGTAATCTCCAATGGTGAAATTCCTTGTGCCTTCAAACTCTTTTCGAGTGTGGTCTCAGGGTCGTGGGCATAAATATCTCTCGATTTGGCATCCCACTTCTCACCCATTCCGGTGTCAATCAACATTTTCTCGTTATCCCATTCGAGAAGAATTACACGGGTGGACATGGCTATACGGTTTACTTCGTCTGCCGGGTTGGTTTTCTCCCAAAGAGGTTTGGGAATTATTCCAAACATGGCACCACCATCAAGTTTAAAGTAATCTGATTCAAAAACTTTTACAGAGTATTTGCCTGTTCTCATCACTTTTCTTTATTTTAATAATGTACAAAAATAATAAAATTGAAAATCCTTTCACCTGTTTTTGATCCAATGCAATTGAATAAATCGTTAAAGTTCGATGTTATCATTACCGGCGCCGGAATTTCTTCGTTTGCGTCTGCGATTATACTGCAAAAATTTTTCAAAAAGAAGACCGCCCTGGTTACAGGCATAGCCCAGTCCCTCGATAACCCTGAAAAGAATTTCTATCTCGATGCATTTTATTCGGGTCAAATGGAAAGCGACAGTTTTGTCAGAAAGATATTTGATTACCTTTCAGATGATAAACTCCTTTGGGAGAGACTGCCATCGATTTATGAGCGACTCTTCTATCCAAAAGCAAAATTAAACATTTCTGACAATCTTGCACAATATATGGATGGTCTGAAAAGTCTTTTCCCAAAAGAAAAAGGAAATGTGGACAGTTTTTTCAAGGATATTCAGCATGCTGCAAACTACACAAGCTTCTACCTGCTGAGATTTATCCTCCCGCCAACTTTGCACAGACTTACAGAAAGATTTTTTGTCTCCGGAAAAAAATTCGCTGCATTGAATTCGGAAGATTATCTGAATTCTTTGTCATCTGACACTAAATTCAAGACTGTTATATCAGGGCAGTTGCAGAACCTCGCATCCTGCCGCGAAGGCACTTCCTCAATCTTTCAGGCAATCAATATGATGGGACTCCTCAACGGAGGTTTCGCTCCGGCAGGGGGAATCGATGCCATCTACAATTCCCTTAGAGAGAGTTATCTCTCATCCGGTGGAAAACTGTTTGAAAACGGGATGATTGACGATATCGTCATTTCCGGGAGAAAAGTCACTGAAATTAAAATTAAAAGCCCTGATGAAAAAATCTCTTTGAGAGCAGCCAAACTCTTTTGGGGTTCCGGCATTAAGACTCTTCCGGAGTATGTGTCCGACTCGGAAACACGGGAACGGTTGAAAGGATATTTCCCGGTTCAGGAGTTCGTTCCCTTCCCTGTGGCTTTCAAATTAAAATTTAACGAAAAGAGTGAAAAGCTCAATCTAAAGGGGGAAATATTACGATTTTTCCCGGCAAATTCAGCCGATCAGGATGAAATCCCACAGGCCTGTAATCTGTTTCCCTGGTTCCCGGAAAACTCTACATCAACTCTGCCAGCCGGATACTTCGCTGTTATCTTCATCAATGGAGACGATCCTCAATCATTTCTCACACAGCCTGACAACATTGAGGACTTAAAAAAATACCTTGATCAGTTGATGCGTTTGTATGTCCCGGAATTACCCGATTGTATCGAATCAGTTGAATTCATACCCCCTTCTTCAACAGGTGCAGGGGGATTATACAATCCTTTTGGTACAGTCATGCCGACCACGCAAAAGGTCATGCGTGAACCCGTGAACAACCCGTACAAACTAAAGAACCTTTTTATCAACGGTGCGGATTTGTTCATCCCGGGAATCACTCCCTCGATTATGGCGGGTATTACAACTGTCGGAATGGCATTCGGAGCATTTAGATTTTTCAAATTTTTCCGCTATCTAAAAAGAGTGTCAAACAAAAAAGTGAAAATAAAAATCAAGCCTTTAAAATATAAAAACGGAAAAATCGAGGGAGAGTTGGGGTGAGAAGATGCGACCGGGAATTCCAAACAAAAATAATTGGAAGAAAGCAGGAATTAATTCCCGCTTTCTCCACTAAAATAGAAGCGTTGAGAGACTATCTTCCGAGTTCGTCCAGATAATCTTTTTTCTTCAGAAGTTCTTCTTCCGTTTCAACATGCGCAGGATCAGGAACACAGCAGTCAACGGGACATACTGCCGCACACTGCGGTTCATCATGAAATCCTTTACACTCGGTACACTTGTCAGGAACGATATAGTAAAAATCGCCCGAGAAGAATCCTTCAGCACCGGATGGGGCTGCATTTCCATCACCGAAGGTTTTTCCGGCAAGTTCCCATTCTCTGCCGCCTTCGTAGATTGCAGTATTAGGGCACTCTGGTTCACATGCTCCGCAATTGATGCAATCGGTTGTTATCATTATTGCCATAATTTTTCTCCATTTATTACAAAATTTTTTAACTGTTCTGCCACCATCGCCGGCAAAGTCTCTCGGAACCGAATATCTAAAAATTTATTTTTACGACTCCAACATTAAGCATTTTTTGTCTTTTAGTCAATAGACAAGAAGGGTATTACCCTTGTTTTGCTTATTTTTGAATAAAAAACCAAGAAAATTATGAAAAACATCCTCGTCACCCTCGAAGTAGATAAAAAAAATCTCGACTATACAACAAAACTTGTAAACGATTTTGCCCAAAATATTAAAGATCTACACCCCGGTCTCAACTTCTTTAAGGCGATGACGAGTGCAGCAAAACCCGCCAATTTTTATATTTTCCTCTCTTTCGATTCCGACCATGATTACGATTCATACAAAATGCACGAACGAACCAAAAAATTCACTGTCCGACTCCATGCCATGTCAAAAGGCCTCCCCGTCTTCACAGAGCTGAATGAAGTAAAAGAGAAGGCTGAATAAAGAAGGCTGAAGGCTGAAAAGCCCGTTAGGGCGACATATGGGTAGGGGACGCAGATACACGCAGATTAAACGGATTTTCGCAGAGGGGATAGTTTCACAGATTCCACGGATTTCGCACGGATTCCACGAATGAGGATTTTGAGCCCGTTAGGGCGGAATATGGGTAGAATCTCGGTGTACAAAAATTACAAAAGCCCGTTAGGGCGACATATGGGTAGAAACATTCCAAATCTTCCCCATTTTAACCGTAGGCTTTGAAAATCTTTTCCTCTCAGAGGTGCTACACATATGCTGCCCTAACGGGCTTAAAACCTTCATCCGTGAAATCCGTGGAACTATCCCCGCTGCGAAAATCTGCGTCCCCTACACATATGCCGCCCTATCGGGCTCACACATCTTCATCTTGATTATCGTGTTCAAAAACGAAAACTAATAACTAATAACTCAAAACTAATAACTAATTCTTTCCTTCTTTGAGTTTCTCGATGATGAAGTAGGAAGCCACTGAAATTGCGAGAATCAAAAGCATTCCTCCAAAATCAGGAGTAAAGATAGATGTGAATGAGCCGAGAGGTTTTGACAAATCTTTCATGAATAAAAAATCAATTTTTGAAAAGTCGAACAATGGTTTTTGTTCTGCGGCAGAGGTTCCAGAACTTGTGTTCAGCGCATAGCCAAAGAGCAGCAACAACAAAGAGGTAAGAGTTACGAGCATTCCAATAAAAAACTTTTTACTTGCTTCAGACGGTCGAACCACCTTGGCAATTCTTCTCATCACTAACGAATTAATCGAAAGAGGAGCCTCTTCCAGTTCCATTTGAGAGAAACCATTGTGAGCTTTGAGTAAAAGGTTGTATTCATTTGCGCAAGCTTCACATGTTTTGATATGCGAAAGGAATTCCTGACGGGAAGAAGGATCAACTTCGCCGTCAATAAAATGATTAAAAAAATCGTCGTTATAGTGTTTCATCTCAGTTCATCCTCGAGATTATTTTCTTTTATCAATTTTTTAAGTTCCGTCCGGGAACGGTGGAGCAATACTTTCACATTTGGAGTATTTGTTCCCATCACTTCGGCAATTTCCTCACAACTCATCTCTTCCATGTAAAAAAGATTAACCACCATGGAATAGTTTGGGGGCAGTTTAGCCACAAGTGTGTTCACCAGTTCTTTAATTGCGTTTTTCCTCCCGGAAGTATCAGCCTCCAGATCCTCAATGTCGAGTTCGTCCCCTATCGAGAGCATCGACTGCTCAATCTGTCTCTTTTTCATCCCCAGTTTTGAGAGTGTAGTGTTATATACAATTCTATAGAACCAGGTTGAAAATTGAGCATCTCCTTTGAATGATTTCAGGTTATTGTATGCCTTGACAAAGCAATCCTGCAGCACTTCCTCTGCATCCATTCTGTTTTTCAACATTCGGAATATCATTGAGAAAGCCTTTTGCTTGTAACGGTCTATTATGAGAGAATAATCGGAAGTGTTGCCTCTTTTAACCGATTCAATTATCTCGTGATCATCAAGTTTCTTCATACAACCGTTTAGACCTGAGAGTCCTTTAAATGGTTACACCGTCATTAAATTAAAATTCCAACTGTAATAATACAAAATGAAAAAAATATTTTACCATGGTGTAACCTTTTATTTAAGCCGCTTGTCTGAAGTAGTAGAAACAAATAACAATTATGGAGAATAAAATGCCATTCGAATTCATGATACCGATAATCTTTTTCATAGTTACCGGTGCAGTCATAATTACCACCCTCTACTTCAGATCGAGGGAGAGAGAAATGATCCTTTCGAAGGATTATACTGCCGAAGAACTTAAGCTTCTCCTTAATCCCGGAGACAAGAAAAAGGGAGTGCTGGTCGTCCTTGGAATCATCACAGCAACATTCGGACTTGGAATGTTGACCGGGACAGTAGTCAAAAATCTGACCGGCGAAAATGATTATATCCCCTTTATCATGTTCATTTTTGTGGGTGCCGGGTTAATAATATCCTTTTATGTGAGAGAAAAACTCAACAAACAGAAGGAGGGCTAAAATGGAAGATGTTTTGATACCCATAGTTCTTTTTATGGTAATCGGAGCTACCATTATTGCATCTGTCAGTTTCCGTTTCCTCGAGAAGAAAAAACTTCTTGAAAAAGACCTGCCGGCAGATGATCTCTACAATCTGATGGGAGTTGACAGGGAGGTAAGAAAATCATACTGGCTCGCTGTCTCAGGTACAATAATGATTTTCTTCAGTGTGGGACTTGGAGCAGGCTTCTGGCTCGACAAACTGACAAATGAAAATCCACTTGTAGCCGTCTCTATCTGTCTGTTCACAGGGATCGGACTTATTACAGCTCACTACTACCGCAGCCATCTGGTCAACAAAGAACTGCAAACAAAGAAATAACCCAACCTTAAAATAAAAAACGCAAAGAGAACCAGTCAGGTCCTCTTTGCGTCTGTCCAATTTAATAAATCATAAATCAAAACTAATAACTCATAACTCCTGCGTTTCCAGCCATCTCTCGACATCAATCGCAGCCATACAACCGGAACCTGCCGCAGTTACAGCCTGACGGTAGGTTTTGTCGGAAACATCACCCGCAGCAAAAACACCCTCGATATTTGTGTAAGTTGAACCCGGTTTCACGATCAGGTACCCGCTCTCATCTGTATCGAGTACTCCCTTAAAGAGGCCTGTGTTTGGCTGATGACCTATCGCGATGAAAACACCTTCACACTCGTGCAAGACTTTCTCCCCGGTTTTTACATTTTTCAGTATGACACCGGTAACGGTTTTCTTGTTTCCATCTTCGGTACCAACGACCTCATCTACAACAGAATTGAGAGCGAACTTGATTTTCGGATTCTTCTTTGCCCGGTCAACCATGATTTTCGAACCTCTGAATTCATCTCTTCTGTGTACAATCACTACTTCAGAAGCAAATCTGGTAAGATATGTAGCCTCTTCGAGAGCAGTATCACCTCCACCAACAACCATGACGCGCTGATTTCTGTAGAAGAATCCGTCGCAGGTGGCACAGGCTGAAACGCCATAACCCATAAATTTACTCTCTGAAGGAAGATCAAGAAGCTTTGCTGAGGCACCGGTTGAAATTATTACCGCGTCAGCAGTGTATGTATCATCATAACTTTTTATAGTAAAAGGTCTTTTTGAAAAATCAACTTCTGTAACTTCCTGGTAGATCGACTCGGCACCAAATCTGTGTGCCTGTTTTCTCATTATATCCATAAGTTCGGGACCCTGAATCCCATGCTCAAACCCGGGATAATTTTCCACTTCAGTGGTAATGGTAAGCTGCCCGCCCGGTTGCATTCCTTCAAAGATTAACGGATTCAAATTGGCTCTGCCTGTGTAAACTGCTGCAGTAAATCCTGCAGGACCTGAACCGATTATTATCACTTTTCTGTGATTATTTTTATTCTCTGACATTAATTCTCCAAATTTTTATTTCAATAACAGTATGATGCAAAAAATATATTCAATGATTCAAAATTACCACTTTTTACCCTCATCACAGCAGTCTTTCCACAATCTCGTCGCACACAAGAAACCCGTTCCGGGTTAATTTCAGGTTGTTTCCCTCCAAACAGACCTTCCCGGCAGAAATCAGTCCATCGATAATAAGTCGCCTCCCTGCATACCAGTCCTGCATTTCCGGAGAATCCAAACACAATCCCCTGCTTCTTAAACCAAGCATTATGGATTCTTCATAAAGATCGTTTTCAGATAGCTTTTCACTGCCTGCTACCGCTTCATTTCTCTTCTGAACAGCGGCATTGTAAATACTGAGAGCGGAATAGTTCCACCACCGTTCTCCATCCATATACGAATGAGCGGAGGTGCCAAAAGAGAGGTAATTTTTACAGTCCCAGTAAATCTGGTTGTGCCTGCACTCGAATCCCGGTTTGCAGTAATTTGAGACTTCGTAGTGTTCAAACCCTTTTTCGGCAAGAAAATCCATGGTGATTTCGTAAAGTTCTGAATCAATCTCCTCATCCTGCATTTCGACCTCACCCTTCAGCACCATTTTGTTCAGGATGGTACCCCGTTCGAGAATCAGGCTGTACGCGGAGATATGAGTGATCGGAAGTGTGGCAGCAATTTCAAGATTTCTCAACCACTTTTCTTTACTCTGACCGGGGAGATTGAAAATGAGATCAAGTGAAATATCTGTAAACCCCGCGTTTTGTGCATCTTTAACTGTCTGTATCGCCGACTCTGCTGAATGTATCCTCGTAAGAAATTTCAGGTCATCCTCATCAAATGACTGAATTCCGATGCTGATTCTGTTTATTCCAATACGCCGAAACTGCCTCAACTTTTCAAGATCAACGGTGCCGGGATTTGTTTCCATTGTAATTTCGGCATCAGATGAGACAAAAAAGTTTTGTTTAAGATGGTTGATTATCGAAC containing:
- a CDS encoding RNA methyltransferase, yielding MSNRKLSHAEISVNRAKLDNLHEVKKMPVVVLLDSIRSSYNVGSIFRTSDGAMIEKLYLCGYTPAPPVKDIMKTSLGSTESVEWEFVKDAVEVVRKYKESGYKISALELTDTSIDYCDIGDEVYPLLFILGNEITGVNQNLLDLCDFTIELPQYGIKQSLNVAVAYGIAVYRLRVVFDGKTD
- the rlmN gene encoding 23S rRNA (adenine(2503)-C(2))-methyltransferase RlmN, translating into MIETKKVQLKGMTLPELKEWFIKKGEKSFRGEQVFNWMYNYLVDDADQMLNLSKSLRELIKNETIINTLELTDKSVSGSEGTVKLLLKTALDHLIECVIIPEEKRCTLCVSTQVGCPLDCKFCATGLLGYKRNLTAGEIFDQYAIAQSIYERDITNIVYMGMGEPLLNFDSTVKSLEIFQQELTKGISLKKITVSTAGIAPRIRDLADTGLRPKLALSLHSCFEDIRTKIMPINAKYSLKENIDAIEYYIKKTNTRITYEYTMLEGINDRDKDIKALGKLCRRMPSKVNIIPFNSLEHMNPEGFSGELRSTSRERIEEFADRLRDEYVTVMVRDTQGDEIAAACGQLAGVTIRSHE
- the queG gene encoding tRNA epoxyqueuosine(34) reductase QueG, translating into MTKLAREIGFDLAGFAEIEPLEWETEFLRQWIGRGFSGGMSYLEKNIEKRNDPKNILPSAISVISLGLNYRQSGDYTPGKEKVSRYAWGRDYHFVMWEMLEKFEASLRDLFPGCETKSYVDTGPVMDKVWAAKAGIGWQGKHSNIINREMGSWFFIANVFSNIKFDYSSPLEDFCGSCTACIDACPTNAIVGEYIVDGSKCISYLTIENKGEISPEFEGKMDDWIFGCDICQDVCPWNRKFSAETNNKNFTGFNETSGLNKEFDPGFFDQIDNKEFKTRFAESPILRSKLKGMRRNSGFLRRNKNND
- a CDS encoding Rieske (2Fe-2S) protein, which produces MDEAVKKLCKVSELHEGEGKRFVVNGEEIALFKVDGKIHALSNICPHMHPAAIYTGFIEDGFVVCPIHGWRFDLETGNKENGHRGLKVFPYEVKNGYIYVTVEDETPHWKW
- a CDS encoding MBL fold metallo-hydrolase, which codes for MRTGKYSVKVFESDYFKLDGGAMFGIIPKPLWEKTNPADEVNRIAMSTRVILLEWDNEKMLIDTGMGEKWDAKSRDIYAHDPETTLEKSLKAQGISPLEITKVLLTHLHFDHTGGSVVEKDGKLQPAFPNARYFVQKRNFEWGVNPSDRDRGSYIKNNFLPLIEEGVLELVEEKDPEFMDGITLHTLNGHTFGQQAVKISDGSSTLFFCADLIPTHGHIPLPYIMGYDLQPLVTLQEKKEVLAKAVEEDWTLILQHDPLIPAVKVEKTDRGFKIKEKLSQI
- a CDS encoding 4Fe-4S dicluster domain-containing protein, whose protein sequence is MAIMITTDCINCGACEPECPNTAIYEGGREWELAGKTFGDGNAAPSGAEGFFSGDFYYIVPDKCTECKGFHDEPQCAAVCPVDCCVPDPAHVETEEELLKKKDYLDELGR
- a CDS encoding zf-HC2 domain-containing protein; amino-acid sequence: MKHYNDDFFNHFIDGEVDPSSRQEFLSHIKTCEACANEYNLLLKAHNGFSQMELEEAPLSINSLVMRRIAKVVRPSEASKKFFIGMLVTLTSLLLLLFGYALNTSSGTSAAEQKPLFDFSKIDFLFMKDLSKPLGSFTSIFTPDFGGMLLILAISVASYFIIEKLKEGKN
- a CDS encoding RNA polymerase sigma factor, encoding MKKLDDHEIIESVKRGNTSDYSLIIDRYKQKAFSMIFRMLKNRMDAEEVLQDCFVKAYNNLKSFKGDAQFSTWFYRIVYNTTLSKLGMKKRQIEQSMLSIGDELDIEDLEADTSGRKNAIKELVNTLVAKLPPNYSMVVNLFYMEEMSCEEIAEVMGTNTPNVKVLLHRSRTELKKLIKENNLEDELR
- the trxB gene encoding thioredoxin-disulfide reductase → MSENKNNHRKVIIIGSGPAGFTAAVYTGRANLNPLIFEGMQPGGQLTITTEVENYPGFEHGIQGPELMDIMRKQAHRFGAESIYQEVTEVDFSKRPFTIKSYDDTYTADAVIISTGASAKLLDLPSESKFMGYGVSACATCDGFFYRNQRVMVVGGGDTALEEATYLTRFASEVVIVHRRDEFRGSKIMVDRAKKNPKIKFALNSVVDEVVGTEDGNKKTVTGVILKNVKTGEKVLHECEGVFIAIGHQPNTGLFKGVLDTDESGYLIVKPGSTYTNIEGVFAAGDVSDKTYRQAVTAAGSGCMAAIDVERWLETQEL
- the hemW gene encoding radical SAM family heme chaperone HemW; the protein is MLKNAGLYVHIPFCDHKCIYCDFYSIIKEDNKSLYLTCLKNEIEHFSEIFSKTHKFDTIYFGGGTPSLVEPEYLGSIINHLKQNFFVSSDAEITMETNPGTVDLEKLRQFRRIGINRISIGIQSFDEDDLKFLTRIHSAESAIQTVKDAQNAGFTDISLDLIFNLPGQSKEKWLRNLEIAATLPITHISAYSLILERGTILNKMVLKGEVEMQDEEIDSELYEITMDFLAEKGFEHYEVSNYCKPGFECRHNQIYWDCKNYLSFGTSAHSYMDGERWWNYSALSIYNAAVQKRNEAVAGSEKLSENDLYEESIMLGLRSRGLCLDSPEMQDWYAGRRLIIDGLISAGKVCLEGNNLKLTRNGFLVCDEIVERLL